The proteins below are encoded in one region of Nilaparvata lugens isolate BPH unplaced genomic scaffold, ASM1435652v1 scaffold6871, whole genome shotgun sequence:
- the LOC120356481 gene encoding UDP-glucose:glycoprotein glucosyltransferase 1-like — translation MPLKSFYRYVLEPEVQFTADGHLASGPYAKFTNMPGAPLLTQNMHVPENWLVESIVSPYDLDNIRLEEVESAVHSQFELEHCCWRGTASRQQWQSTTWPADDAGHGDAASGGRHHSLANLGTSNSRPTWRMAATVEAGPLS, via the exons ATGCCGCTCAAGAG TTTCTACCGTTACGTGCTAGAACCGGAGGTGCAGTTCACTGCGGACGGGCACCTTGCGTCCGGTCCATACGCCAAGTTTACGAACATGCCGGGTGCGCCGCTGCTCACACAAAACATGCATGTACCTGAGAACTGGCTCGTAGAGAGCATTGTCAGTCCCTACGACCTTGACAACATACGCTTGGAGGAGGTCGAGAGTGCTGTTCACag TCAATTCGAGCTGGAGCACTGTTGCTGGAGGGGCACTGCTTCGAGGCAACAATGGCAATCCACCACGTGGCCTGCAGATGACGCTGGGCACGGAGACGCAGCCAGTGGTGGTCGACACCATAGTCTGGCCAACCTCGGTACTTCCAACTCAAGGCCAACCTGGCGCATGGCTGCTACGGTTGAGGCAGGGCCGCTCAGCTGA